The Panicum virgatum strain AP13 chromosome 5K, P.virgatum_v5, whole genome shotgun sequence genome has a window encoding:
- the LOC120710704 gene encoding uncharacterized protein LOC120710704, with amino-acid sequence MHYKTLCTTMATLPGVATPEQLLDTSLRITAVKAAMAAMKLDAAMRSGGDMGDGMASSLQSCRESYASLVDSLNSTRDTLRSGGGSADLMTELSAAGTFSADCEDIFDQRPELRSPIPGAQRHISRLVSNCLDLAAIIKEQQP; translated from the coding sequence ATGCACTACAAGACGCTGTGCACGACGATGGCGACGCTGCCCGGGGTGGCGACGCCGGAGCAGCTGCTGGACACGTCGCTGCGGATCACGGCGGTgaaggcggcgatggcggcgatgAAGCTGGACGCGGCGATGCGGTCGGGGGGCGACATGGGCGACGGGATGGCGTCGTCGCTGCAGTCATGCAGGGAGAGCTACGCGTCGCTGGTGGACTCGCTGAACAGCACGCGGGACACgctgaggagcggcggcggcagcgcggaccTCATGACGGAGCTGTCGGCGGCGGGCACCTTCTCCGCCGACTGCGAGGACATCTTCGACCAGCGGCCGGAGCTGCGGTCGCCCATACCAGGGGCGCAGCGCCACATCAGCCGCCTCGTCAGCAACTGCCTCGACCTGGCAGCCATCATCAAGGAGCAGCAGCCATAG